The DNA segment GGGTTCGAACCGGCGACCCTCGGCACCACAAACCAATACTCTAACCAGCTGAGCTACAACCACCATTTTTGACGAGTGCAAATATAGCACTAAAGTTTGTTTTTGCAAACAAAAATCAAAAAAAATTACATCAAATTTCCTAAACTATTGACTCCCAAATATCTTTCGGCCGTAAAACCTTCGGCATAATCCACGCCAATCAATCTTCCCAGGTCTTGGGCGCGGTAATTTAGGCTCTCCAAGAAGTTTTTTGAAGCTATTGGAGTCTCCGGTTCGTTGGAATTTGGGTTGTAGAACTGGGAACCGTAAGCCAAAACAGCTTCGATTCGCTTTTCATTGAAGCCCGTAATGTCCACCACGAAATCAGGCGTGATGTTTTTCCATTGAATGTAATGATAGACTAATTTGGGTCGCCAAGCGGCTTGTTTTTCACCCTGGTGTTCTGTTTCGATTTTCATCAAGCCGGAAAGAAAACACGCATCGGAAACCAGTTTGCTGCCTTTGCCGTGGTCGATATGACGGTCGTCGATGGCATTGCAAATCACGATTTCGGGTTGGTATTTTCGAATCATTTCGATGATTTTCAATTGGTGTGCTTCGTCATTGACAAAAAAACCATCACGCATATCAAGGTTTTCCCGAACAGAAATACCCAAGATTTTGGCTGCAGCAGCCGCTTCCTGATTCCGAATCTCTACCGAACCACGGGTTCCGAGTTCGCCACGGGTCAAATCGATGATTCCGGCTTTTTTTCCCAACGCGATTTCTTTGGCCAATGTTCCGCCACAACCTAATTCCACATCGTCTGGATGCGCACCGAATGCTAATATGTCTAGTTTCATTTTCTTTTTTGTTTGTTGTTTATCGTCAACAATTTAAACATTTAAACTATTTCAAAACTCTTTTCATCGTCACCGATTTGTTGCAGCTTTCCTCCCACTCTTTTTCGGGAACGCTGTCTTTCGTGATGCCGCACCCCATAAATAAATTGGCTTTAGAATCACAAATTTCCATACAGCGCAAATTTACGAACAAATCGGTTTGGTCTCCCTTAT comes from the Flavobacterium limnophilum genome and includes:
- the bshB1 gene encoding bacillithiol biosynthesis deacetylase BshB1 produces the protein MKLDILAFGAHPDDVELGCGGTLAKEIALGKKAGIIDLTRGELGTRGSVEIRNQEAAAAAKILGISVRENLDMRDGFFVNDEAHQLKIIEMIRKYQPEIVICNAIDDRHIDHGKGSKLVSDACFLSGLMKIETEHQGEKQAAWRPKLVYHYIQWKNITPDFVVDITGFNEKRIEAVLAYGSQFYNPNSNEPETPIASKNFLESLNYRAQDLGRLIGVDYAEGFTAERYLGVNSLGNLM